From the genome of Nicotiana tabacum cultivar K326 chromosome 2, ASM71507v2, whole genome shotgun sequence:
CAGCACTGGCATTTAGATCACAAACCTCGAGATGAGAGCATACATTATCCATATTAAGTGTTGGCACCCCCAAGCACTTAATCCTTACAGCTTCAGCCCTCTTCCAATGGCTATGGATGTCTTCCAGCATATTGTGTGTAACTCCACCCCGCCCTAACACACAGTAATGCCATGATAACCGTATAAATGTGGATCAAATTGAATTGAACGCAGTGGTCATTATACCAAAAGTGGATGTCAATGaggataaaaattatatttaatgatTTGTGAAGCTGAAGCCATGTATGCAAGAATATCCACTTAACTCAACTACTTCAACTTGAGTATTATTTGCGGTTACAATATGAAATCTTTGGATTTCTTCCAATTGATTCTTCAATATTCAAAGAATTCATCCTAATAATTGACTAATTTTATGTCGGCCATCAACTTACTTTCAGTTTACCAAGCTAAGATGGAGTTCATATACACGATATACCATAACTTTTTGGGGAAGTACATAGTAACAAAATGTATTCAGAATGCAAATATAAATGGCtctattttacataattttatcACAAAAGGCTGGCAGTATTCGATATTCACCATATTAACTAAGCCACAGGAAAAAAGGACTAGTTCATTTTGCTTCAGTAATTTTATCTTTTGGCTTATATCCAAAAACTTACTCCATTTTTTGCACAGGAAACTCAACCAAATTGGGTGATAGATAAACTGTAACTTAAAATAAGTTAAGGGGCATTACTGAAATTACCCAAATTTATTTGGCGAGAGCAATCATCGTGACGATACTTTTCAACTAGCTCCGCCGTTTCTTCCTCGGAGAGCGGTTCTCCGAGAACCAGCCGCCGCTCTTCAGCTACTTTCTCCAAATCCCCCGACTGTAAACGCGGAGCTGAAGTCCCGGTCCATTTTCTATCAAGCCGTCCCGGTCCAAACGGAGAGAACCGGGTCGGTTCACGGAAACCAATTGGCTCGACCGCCGGGTTGGTCTCAGAGTAAGAGTATCGATAATCAAAGGGCAAATCGGAATTCACAGTAAAGTTGTGAACTTTTTCACAATCTTCAGTGGATGAAGCATTCtgtttcttttctccttttttctttttattgggTTTCCGGGGTTTTAAGGTGGGAGAAAATGGAGGGTCGAAATCTTCTTCCTCTGGCTGAGAATGGAAAAGGAAATGGGGAATCTTGATGAATGATAAAGAGGGGATACTGGGGATTTTGGAATAGAGGGTATTCTGTGCTTGACGGGTTAAGTGACGCCATGGAAATAGCTTCGACATACTCGGCTCGTATAACTTTATTGCTCTGTGTGTCGAAGCTCTGAAGAGCAAGAAAACTTGGGGACAAGTTGGTTGATTACGAAGTGTTGAAGTAATGTGgagaaacaaaaatataaattgccaaatctcttttttctttttcttttttacgtATCCGGTGTTTCTATGGACAATTTGTTTGGAAGAAGTTTTTGGGATTTCTTACAAAGACAAAACGTACTCCATTTGATAATTGTTATTTAAGAAAGTTCTTCAGTATTGCCTAAACAAGTTTTTACAAAGAAATTACTTCTCAAACAAATAAGGTCTAGGCCACTAAGTTTTAAAACGTGTTATTAGAGTCCAAAGTTTGTTTCCTTATATACTCCGCTTACAATGTTGAGATTCGCCTTTCCATCGTTTCAAAAAGGTGAGATTTGACTAAACTGAAATGAACGTTAAGGTTTGCATTGCCATCGTCTTAGAGATGTAAGAAAAAGGTTGCACAGAACTTTGAGCATAGGCCAATATGACTTTAAAACGCATCACTAGGATATAGACTTGTATCCTTTAATTCAAATGAACGTTGAGGTTTGCTCGCTCAATGTTTCACGCAGAGTTTTGCTCTCATACAATTTATAATAGTATATGCAACTTTAAATGTTTCACGCAGAGTTTTGCTCTAATACAATTTATAATAGTATATACAACTTTAAAACGCGTCACTAAAGTCTAACGCTTGCTTCTTATATACCCAATATCAATTTCAAATGTTCCTTCGAAGTGAATTTGCCTAGGGTATTACACTACGCGTCTGATTCTTATTTAAAACAAGCTTCTAACATCTACATAAGTGGAATGTGTTATGACAAAGATTTTGCATAAGGGAATGTTTGATTCCCTTTTTCTTTGTGGTAATATCTTTCAATTTGAAGAGTTCTTGCCCATGCATGGATTTCctaattttaaacttatttctCCTTTTCTTGCCATGCTTGTTCTCTGAATTGTAACAGTACTGCGAAAGAGTGTTCATTTTGAAATAGTTGAGAGCATTAGCTGCTTCAAAGTGCAAAAGCAACAAGAGTCAGAGTACACTGAAAAAAAATACAACACAAATTGAACAATCCTTGTACTAGCATACTCATTGAGAAAGAAGATTGGATGTGCTCAACTAGCAATCCAAATCAAGTTCAGCAAACTTAAGAACATTCATTTAAATTTTAGTCACAATTAGAGAGCCTTTGCTTCAGTCTATCATCCTTGCATCTCCTCTGATCTCCAACCATGGACTCAAATACATCCAACAAATGATCCAATCCTTCAGAATCTTCTTCCCCAACAGCTTTCAAAGCATATACAATGCTCTCAATTGTGGACAAATATCCAGCTCTAGGTTGATGCCTTACTTCACTATACAAGCTCAGCTTCTCTACATCCAACTTCACATGTGGCAACACCTTTAACCAAGGATTCTCATTATACATTCTCTTTGCCTTTGCCCATGTTCCATCCAGTACTATCagatttttcacttcaaaatctatcTCCTCCATGCCAATCGAGTTTTCACTTGGAAAAAGCAGCACTGACCCTGGAGGAACTGCAACTTCAAACTCCTCCGATTCTTGATACTCACTGCTCCCATTCAATGGCTTTCTCTGTAACTTTTTTACTAAAAACCCTTTTCGTATATCATCAGTAGCTGCTCTAGAGCCAAATAGCTTACTCAAATCTTGATTCTGAAAGGAACAATTTGCACCATACTTCTCTATAGTAAAAGAAACAACAGCATTAATATCAAAGTTGGAGTCTTTAATGTTTATGCTACTCTTTTCATCCAAATTTTGAGAAGCCATTTCAAGATTTGAGTTCAGCAAACGTATAACAAATTGAGCTTCATAATTAACATCAGAAACTGAGATTACACTTAGATTTTGCAGACCTATAGAAGCAATTCTTGTTGAATTGAGAGGGTGTTTTTTCTCTAGACTGTGTTGAAGGATTGTGACAGCCACGGAGTTTTGGAGACATGGGGTCTTCAGTCGGGTGCAGAGACAGAGGCGGATCGGTTTTGAGCATGATGGGCACATGGGTCTCTTTGAATGACCCGATTCAGTCACCATTTCTAGGGCTTGAGGCAAATTGTGAGCTCGAAAAGGTAGAGGATTCTTTCGGGTTAAGAAATGGTTACCACCTGGCAATGAAGCAACCCGATTCTTGAATTGCAATTTCATGTCTTTCACAGTTCCATGCTAACAGATTTTTTCGGGTATGGTCGAAAAGGAAATAGGACAGGTGTGACCCGACCCTGGAAGATGCAGAACGAAAGGAGATGACGAAATAAGTCCATGGGAGAGAAGTAGAAAACATATGTGAATAAATGACAAAAATCGTCCCTCCTGGTTGGGGTAATTACAAATGGTGCTATAAATATACTTTGAGCAGTTTTAAATCTCTAAATTTATCAAAAGCGAGCATTTTTGGTAACTATCAAATAGGAGTGTCAAACGGGCAGGTCGTGTCGGAGGGGTCAAAAGCTGGTAATGCCAAAATGTATAAATATTTGACCTaactcatatttaatacggataaaaaatgggttaaccggcggatctatattattcatgacttcttgaatatgatcacttttgagaAAATTCTTAGTCTCCTAAACTTGAGGAATCCCAATTTGAGAGtttacaaatataaaaattaaacctattagttatccattggttacccattgattatccattttataactggataatatggttcttatctatattggacccgtttttaaaaaattcattattcAACTCATTTTGTACTGGATAATACGGAtgaataactatttttttaaccattttgccaccactactGTCAAATATTTAACAAGATATGGTTGTTAGATTTAACATGAattgtgaaatattttttttaataaactgACATTTAGAAATGCAATTTTTGCAATTTCTGTTTTTTAATCTATATTTGGAGTTTAGGTGTAACTTTTTGaggttttttatatatatttttttagtgtTTGGTGTAGTTGGTATTGCGATTTTTGATATTTGGGGACTTCTCTagtattttgaaattttctttttatagtttAATAAATATTTGCCTGAGACCAAAATTAATCATTTTTGACAAGTTTGGAGGACCAAACCTGTTCAAAAGTATATTCAAGGAACTATGTTGAATCTATCACAAACATAAAGAACCATTTTGTCAAACATATGTTGAGCGTGGTGCACACAAGCACCCTGGGGTCAAAGGGACAACCTGCTGATTTAATTGACCATATTAGCCTCgcatatttcatatttttcagtACATTCAAGAGACATCCTGAGGCCAATTTGGACAGGCAAGGCAAAAAGTTGGAATCAGTTTTATATGCCAATGCCATGACCAGTTCCATAGTTTGAAACTTGGAAAGTCTAGTCTTGCTTGATCTATGAAATCTTGAGCTAATTTTGCATAAAATTCAAATCTTGGTGGAGTATTAGTAATTGGTTAAAAGATGCATGATTTCTGCTTCACGATCCCTTATGGGTTAATTTTGGTATGTGGTGGTGTCATTGGATATGCCAGCAAAGGAAGCACAGCTTCACTGGCTGGAGGTGCGGGTACTGGATTTGCTCTCATCTTAGCTGGTTACTTGAGCCTACAAGCATTTCACAAGCGCAAAAATTCTTACTTTGCCTTGATTCTTGAAACTGGTATACCCCTTTTCATTTCCTGATCTGGATTGCAATTTGTTGACCAAAAGTTCAGGAAGAATAATGTAAAAGAGTAAGAACATTACCTAAAAATAGCGCAATATGAGTTGGCATGCTTTCATTTCGTTTGATGAAGGTGTTATGCAATCCCATTGactactggttttggaagaaatACAATCTCATTGAGAAGAAACCAATAGATGGTGGTTTGCATGAGAAATAATGGGATGCCTCTTAAAGTAATATGTAATACCTAGATGCCTCAAATTAGATATAATTCCTTCCTACATGTTACATGGTGAAAGTGGTTTCTTCTGACTGCTAAGTTCATTATTTTTGGCTTGAAATCttcattatcatcaatatatcatcgtgtcacgggcccaaatccttaCATTGGGTAGCGGCACCTGCTCGCCCGTGCGGCGCCCGCGGTTCCCCTCGCCGCGGGCCAGCCTTCTTCCTTTCCCAGGATTCCCAAGCACGATCCTGTGCCTGTTGGTGGGACTCGCCCGTAGGCACGCCCCAACTTGTGCCGCCCGTAAGATGCCTAGGCccttggccctagacatgtcgtggcgcttcatcttaggatcacaatccatGCGTGCCCTGGGGGATTGACTTAGGACATGTCTTGTCCTTAgcccaagactgagcatcgctcccgcgtgcacagcccaatcctcaagcttaCACTCGTCTAGTGCATCCGCGACTAGCTCGTGcctcgcccgagtaaggcaacctttagcccttggccattgtcatgcgcgtctttcgtgccatgcccatacatagccctctTGCAGCACGCTTCCATTCCGAAGTAGTGCAGTGTCGTCCCACAACTGCACCTTTAGGCCAATggacccttgcttgcatggttgaaccAAAGCCAAGATCACAAGTCAacacatgatgcccctatgacaggtgcgtcaagtatccaatcggcacggaGGTCTCGTTCCAACATTCGGCAGCCCACGGGGCTGGCCGTTCCACACATCGAGCCTCCAGCACCACTTTGATGCCCAACGCAGGCCCGAAGGCGTTGCGCTGTCCACACGAGTTCCCAAACTCGTGTGGATACCTTTGACACTCCTTTGAGACctaggcaggcccttgaggttgCCCCCAAGGTAGCTCGTTCTATACGGCTCGGTGGCAGCACGCATGGGGGAGGCAGGTtggagctttcatcacctataacccccttatatatgcttaaaattaaaaagcccaagttgcccGAGTAGACTGCTCTACGTCAGACCATCAGAAGGACCTTTTCTTACCAGTTCTTGGCCGAAATCACAACTCCAAAATGCGAGTTGTGACAATCGGCTTACAACCATCTCTATTTCTCTGGGAGGAGCAACTATTATCAAAAGAGAACTCTAAAAATATTACCACATTATATGGTgtacaaaacaaaaccaaaaagaaGATGGTAAATGATTATGCACGTTTCCTCTCAGCATCTCCTTCAACAATGATGAAGTATTGCGCAAAGACACAAAGAGTCACAGCATCCTTGGTGTGGATATACAATTTTCCcagtcccccctccccccccccccccaaaaaaaaaaataggaagaaaaggTCAATAACTAGAACGTACAAGACTACTTTTGAAGGTTGAAATCTAACTGTTTCCCAATGACCAGAATTCTGTAGTTTCCTACTTGTTATGGTGCTTATCTGCTACTTCTTCAAAGTTTGTTGAAATAGAAATGCTAGCACGGAGAGAATATATTAAGTTTTTGTTTGTCTGGTGACAGCATGATTACCTTCTGattcagaaaagaaaaatcaaaatttcatCTTTTTTGTTTCTGTTAATGAATTTGCTTTTTTGTTATAAACATGCGGGTTTCTCCACTCACTTTATTTGGTTCCGAACAGCTTGTGCAGTCATGTTAACATGGGTTATGGGACAGCGGTACATGCAAACTTCAAAAATCATGCCGGCTGGCGTTGTTGCTGGTATCAGGTAACTGCTAATGAAAAGCATGCCATACTGGCTTTCTAGTCAATTTGCTTCTTGTTTGCTGTATTTTGTCTCTTTAAGCATAATAGGTTTGTGTGGTATGAATATTTTATTTGAGGCATATCACATAGGGCAATATATGAAGATGTTCTATGCTGGTCATTATATCTGCGGTACTAGTACATCAGCAGCAAACAAAATGTTGGGTTCCTTTTAAAGAAGTTGTTCGATTTTGTTTAAAGCGGATAATAGTGAAAAAATATTTCCATGTCTATCCATAATACATGAATAAGAGCGAATTGCTTCAAAAGTTCATCCCATGCAATATGGGACAGGATGATTTGTTGGGAGGATGAAAAATTTGCTTATCTTCGCTGCTGTTTTCAGACGCTATAATATAAGAACAGAACAGACTTCAGTCCTGTTGTTTGTTCCATGTATTAATTTAGAATACATGATAGTTATCTTATACTTTTCTAGCTGTGTCAACATGTACTGCTGTGTTACTATAGCTTTAAAGTAACATGCACAAGACCTGCAGTTACAATGTATCTatctctttttattctttttggtTAATTATGCAGACTAAAAAGTTCTGTGTAGGGAGCCTTTATCTCGTTAAATCATCATTGCAAATATAGAGCAAATTAGGGGAAGAAGAGAGTGGAAGTTCAGTTCATCTGTCTAGCCTTTGCAAGCCGAAACTGCCTTATGTCCCTCAAAAGCTAAAGATTGGTCATATGAAGAAATCTTTGTAGATCTTAAAAGTTGGAAGCTTCACAAAAATTTAATGGGCACTACATAGTTTCTTATTGGGTTAATAGAGAAGAATCTTGCTTGCTATTCTTATATGGGGatagggatggcaatggggcggTGCAGGTGCGGGTTTATACATATGCGGGGCGGTGCGGGGTTAAACATATGCGGGTGCGGGGCGGGGCGGGTCAACATAACAACAAATTCAGTTTTTTGCGGGTGCGGGTGTATTTATTCTGTTCTCTCTCTCTTTTGCGGGGCGGTGCGGGGTTAAACATATGCGGGTGTATTTATTctgttctctctctcttttctgcAGTGCCCTCATGACTGGATTTTACCTCTATAAAATTGCCACAGGAGGAAACCATTTCCCACCTAAGACTGAGTAATACCATCTGATTTGTTTATTTGGAGTTCCAATTCCATACTGTATGTATTGATTATTTGCTGTACACAGCCGGCTGAAAATGCACGTTTATTGAATACAATGGGATTACTTTAAGGTGTTGAACATTAGTTTTGTGATAGACAAATTGTCTTTACTTTATGGTGTATCAATGTAACAAATCAATTATTGGTCATCCTTTTTTATAACAATGGTGTCCGGTCTATCTTGCTCGCACTTCAATTAATCTACCGGGTACTTATTATCTCCCACCAATATGGGTACTACGCGTACCAAGGCGTAGGCAGATGAAAGGAATCACACTTATCTTTGCTTTCATGGTGTATAAATCTGCCAAATCCATTATCGGTCATCGTTTGGCTATTTGCCCCAATGGAACTTAGGGTTAGCTGTTGAAAttgcaaatgtaaaagttaaaagGCCGACTATTTCTTTTGATAACGCTAAAAGGCTGATTATATACTTTTCCACTTTATATGGAGAGGGGGGCTTGTTGACCTTATTTTGATGTTTGTTTATAACTATATATAACCATTTTAACTTTTCATGAGGCATCCGGCAGTGTTACTACGTTAAATTATTCTGCAATCTCTGTGTAGATCACAAGTAGTACTAATTAagagtgtgtttggtacgaagtaaaatattttcttaaaaaatcagtgattttcttacttattttatGGTGTTTGGTTAGGTagctgaaaatattttttgaaaaatatataatttaggcAAGAACTATTAGAGACAAAATAAGTAATGCGAGGAAGGTGGTAGGTTGGGATCTAGGGGCCGGGTGGGTGGCGAAGGATAGACGAAATGAGGCTCAGATTTGTCGCCACAAACAATTAGGCACATGAAATATTAAAAGTatcaactaaaattaacaaaGCTTAAAAATTACTCCCACGTTTTacgaaaaaaaattctttctggACATTGAGAAGACACCATCCACAAAAAGAAAGTATAGTTTGATATCTCTAAATAAGGCATATTTTTGTCTCAAGATACCAATGGAGCTAAGATACCTTTCCAGAAACCAACAAAGTCAACTACACAGAAACATTATAAATCTCTGAAATTTGCAGTATAAATTCTTTGCCTCTAAGCTCATTTGCTTTTTATCTCAATAATGAACATTACCTTAATTCTTCTCCTATTTCTTgtcccaatcttcctcctcttcgtTCGGAAGAGAAGAACATCGAAAAGAGTTCCACCAGGATCACTTGGATTACCAATCATCGGTCAAAGCCTTGGCTTGCTAAGGGCAATGAGAGCGAATACAGCAGAGAAATGGCTTGAggaaaaagtccaaaaatatggCCCTATCTCAAAATTAAGCCTCTTTGGCAAACCCACTGTATTCATTTATGGACAGGCTGCTAACAAGTTTCTATTCACTAGTGATGGCACTGTCCTCAGTAATGCACAAACACAATCAATCAAGATGATTCTAGGAGATCGCTGCCTTTTAGAACTCAACGGTGAAGATCATAAGCGCGTTAGAGCTGCTCTTGTATCATTCTTGAAGCCAGAAAGTCTGAAGCTTTATGTTGGAAAGATGGAAGAAGAAGTCAGAATTCATCTTCAGAAGCACTGGAAAGACAACCAAATAGTTAAGGTATGCCACAAACAGAGGCGGAACCATGATTTGAAACTTATGAGTTCGGTATTCTAATTCTTTTAAGTTACTAAATCAATAATTTGTACATAATTCAATAATTTATTAAGACAATGGACAAAAGTTACAGGGTTCAGCGAACCCGTATCTTTAGGGCTAGCTCCGCCCTCACAGACCCTCGTACTATAATTGTTACCTGCATTAAGCTTAGGCATTAACAACTGACTTCTGTATATGGTGTTGATTGATAATAGGTCTTACCTTTGATGAAGACACTCACCTTCGACATTGTTTGCTCTCTCCTTTTCGGGCTTGAATGTGGAACACGAAGAGACCAAATGGTTCACTGCTTCGAGCGGATGATGGAAGGAATGTGGTCAATCCCTATAAACTTGCCATTTACACGCTTCAACCGCAGCCTCAAGGCAAGCACAGATCTCCGGAAAATGCTGCAGCAGATTCTATGTGAGAAGCGCTATGCGTTTGAGCACAATTCAGCTTCATCCCACCAGGACCTCATCACCTGTTTGCTCAGCATCCGCGGAGAGAACAACAAAGAACTTTTATCTGAAAAAGAGATGATTCACAATATCACACTAATTATGGCTGCTGGACATGACACTTCATCCATCTTGATAACCTTTATGATAAGAGTTTTAGCTAATCATCCCAACA
Proteins encoded in this window:
- the LOC107831074 gene encoding CRS2-associated factor 2, mitochondrial isoform X1 gives rise to the protein MSKLFPWRHLTRQAQNTLYSKIPSIPSLSFIKIPHFLFHSQPEEEDFDPPFSPTLKPRKPNKKKKGEKKQNASSTEDCEKVHNFTVNSDLPFDYRYSYSETNPAVEPIGFREPTRFSPFGPGRLDRKWTGTSAPRLQSGDLEKVAEERRLVLGEPLSEEETAELVEKYRHDDCSRQINLGRGGVTHNMLEDIHSHWKRAEAVRIKCLGVPTLNMDNVCSHLEDKSGGKVVYRHINILLLYRGRNYDPKSRPTVPVMLWKPLAPIYPKLVKNVADGLTFEETKAMRNKGLNAPPLTKLSRNGVYVYVVDKVRVAFETEEVIRLDCTHVGTSDCKRIGVKLRDLVPCVPILFKDEQIILWRGKKDEEQNSGS
- the LOC107831074 gene encoding CRS2-associated factor 2, mitochondrial isoform X2 translates to MSKLFPWRHLTRQAQNTLYSKIPSIPSLSFIKIPHFLFHSQPEEEDFDPPFSPTLKPRKPNKKKKGEKKQNASSTEDCEKVHNFTVNSDLPFDYRYSYSETNPAVEPIGFREPTRFSPFGPGRLDRKWTGTSAPRLQSGDLEKVAEERRLVLGEPLSEEETAELVEKYRHDDCSRQINLGRGGVTHNMLEDIHSHWKRAEAVRIKCLGVPTLNMDNVCSHLEDKSGGKVVYRHINILLLYRGRNYDPKSRPTVPVMLWKPLAPIYPKLVKNVADGLTFEETKAMRNKGLNAPPLTKLRSGTMCSYLVQR
- the LOC107831073 gene encoding uncharacterized protein LOC107831073: MKLQFKNRVASLPGGNHFLTRKNPLPFRAHNLPQALEMVTESGHSKRPMCPSCSKPIRLCLCTRLKTPCLQNSVAVTILQHSLEKKHPLNSTRIASIEKYGANCSFQNQDLSKLFGSRAATDDIRKGFLVKKLQRKPLNGSSEYQESEEFEVAVPPGSVLLFPSENSIGMEEIDFEVKNLIVLDGTWAKAKRMYNENPWLKVLPHVKLDVEKLSLYSEVRHQPRAGYLSTIESIVYALKAVGEEDSEGLDHLLDVFESMVGDQRRCKDDRLKQRLSNCD
- the LOC107831072 gene encoding protein FATTY ACID EXPORT 5, which gives rise to MHDFCFTIPYGLILVCGGVIGYASKGSTASLAGGAGTGFALILAGYLSLQAFHKRKNSYFALILETACAVMLTWVMGQRYMQTSKIMPAGVVAGISALMTGFYLYKIATGGNHFPPKTE
- the LOC107831071 gene encoding cytochrome P450 716B1 is translated as MNITLILLLFLVPIFLLFVRKRRTSKRVPPGSLGLPIIGQSLGLLRAMRANTAEKWLEEKVQKYGPISKLSLFGKPTVFIYGQAANKFLFTSDGTVLSNAQTQSIKMILGDRCLLELNGEDHKRVRAALVSFLKPESLKLYVGKMEEEVRIHLQKHWKDNQIVKVLPLMKTLTFDIVCSLLFGLECGTRRDQMVHCFERMMEGMWSIPINLPFTRFNRSLKASTDLRKMLQQILCEKRYAFEHNSASSHQDLITCLLSIRGENNKELLSEKEMIHNITLIMAAGHDTSSILITFMIRVLANHPNIYASVLKEQEEIAQSKLPGESLTWEDLGKMKYTWRVAMETLRMVPPVFGGFRQAVKDIEYGGYLIPKGWQIFWVTAKTHMDSSIFQEPEKFDPAHFENQATLPPYNYIAFGGGARVCPGYEFAKIETLVTIHYLVRHFTWKLCCIEDTFSRDPMPTPNQGLPIQIIPKKPL